One stretch of Arthrobacter polaris DNA includes these proteins:
- a CDS encoding sulfotransferase domain-containing protein — protein MAECPDVVGLGEVLHLWERGLRDNELCGCSLHFAECPFWQGVGEKAFGGWGTLDVAEAVEDRHEVVRNRYLPELVTGLSPRRRQTRAKRLLIRLNALYHAAAEVSGARFIIDSSKHPAYAYFLRRADVNLKCVLVVRDPRGVAYSWSKVVRRPEVGNAEEYMPRYSTVAAMANWTLYSVLFHLLALLRVDVKTVHYEDFMSQPDEVVKEILVFMGAEATSADVAHIRVDAVDLSAHHTVAGNPMRMKTGTLRIRKDTEWQQKMSARDRRVASLLSFPLRAVYGQHHPESWSLRAAIRKSPWSPGDSTCGSCATT, from the coding sequence TTGGCCGAATGCCCGGATGTGGTGGGCCTAGGTGAGGTCCTGCATTTGTGGGAGCGTGGACTGCGGGATAACGAATTGTGCGGCTGTTCACTGCATTTTGCCGAGTGTCCGTTTTGGCAGGGCGTCGGGGAGAAAGCCTTCGGNGGGTGGGGAACTCTGGATGTGGCCGAGGCTGTTGAGGATAGGCATGAGGTGGTGCGCAACAGGTACCTGCCTGAACTTGTCACCGGCTTGTCGCCACGTAGGCGCCAGACGCGGGCCAAACGGCTGCTGATCCGGCTCAATGCCCTCTACCATGCCGCCGCGGAAGTCAGCGGTGCGCGGTTCATTATCGATTCTAGCAAGCACCCCGCCTACGCGTATTTCCTGCGGCGTGCTGACGTGAACCTCAAATGCGTGCTGGTGGTCAGGGATCCCCGCGGCGTGGCCTATTCGTGGTCCAAGGTGGTTCGCCGGCCGGAGGTGGGGAACGCGGAGGAGTACATGCCGCGGTACTCCACGGTTGCTGCGATGGCCAACTGGACCCTGTACAGCGTGCTCTTCCACCTACTGGCCCTGCTGCGGGTGGACGTGAAGACAGTGCACTATGAGGATTTCATGTCGCAGCCAGATGAGGTGGTTAAGGAGATCCTCGTGTTCATGGGTGCGGAGGCTACGTCAGCGGATGTGGCACACATCCGAGTGGATGCGGTGGACTTGTCGGCCCACCACACCGTGGCTGGGAACCCCATGCGGATGAAGACCGGCACGCTGAGAATCCGTAAGGACACCGAATGGCAACAGAAGATGTCTGCACGGGACCGTCGGGTAGCCTCCCTACTGAGCTTTCCGCTGCGGGCCGTATACGGCCAACATCACCCTGAAAGCTGGTCCTTAAGGGCGGCAATCCGTAAATCACCATGGTCTCCCGGCGATTCCACATGCGGGTCCTGCGCTACCACCTAA